A genome region from Flavobacterium sp. CFS9 includes the following:
- a CDS encoding SusC/RagA family TonB-linked outer membrane protein, with protein MKLLTKDKPKIDWLSNEIWKVTKLTSGFLFAVTLQVSAATEFKDIRLSSKLNYIPLTENSASSGKSSITEQKTIKGKVTGTKGEPLPGVNIVVKGSKTGVTTDFDGNFTIEVPDSNSILVVSFTGFVTREIIAANAVTIQLEEQNQTLNEVVVVGYGTQKKGSTTGAIASVKGSALTQNASANVSNGLAGRVSGVIANNRSGRPGDDSSSLLIRGFNSFGGGTSPLVVVDGIPDRDLNRINPDDIESVTILKDASAAIYGVRSANGVILVTTKRGKEGKPTIKIDGSYGIQQLTRMDERVNAWQYMTYYNELNANKGTTLPYTQSDIDKYKAGNDPNYTSTNWLREVYRKDAPQSNVSLSVNGGNEQVKYFFSGQFLNQESNLRYSDERYRQFNLRSNIDVNISSNLKVNLDIATRKEDRNYPAISMGSIMHETVSMYPFIPAYWKNGLPSSGITNGRNPILMSSSAAGYDKVVNLIVNPKIGFDLKLPKITEGLSLNGYAAFDYNVRSEKRFTKPWDAYSYDKANDSYNNVKNSTSITSIMQDEQITNQNTYFLKLAYDRKFNKHAFNAFVGYEQTTTDKTETYAYRRDLLSDQLDQIFTGGTKGQNATGSAYQDGRESYLGRIAYNFDNKYFAEVSARYNGSFNFPSSTRWGVFPAVSAGWKISEESFFKNNIKAIDQLKIRASWGKMGNDDLSEWINGVFYPNQYLFLTRYQLTTNQQNYSYFGSDYTLNNSIYLSSTPNPNITWEVQHSTNVGLDFGFLNNKLTATFDYFSNKRSDILTARNASVPLYTGLALPKENIGETVNRGVDWSLNYADTSHQFKYSIGFNLTYAQSEVLFRDEASNIPEWQKSTGKAIDSWLVYQTNGIYRTQAEVDGSAHFEGAKPGDLWVKDTDGDGNITSNDKVRIPQSATPKIAYGIPMRAEYKGFSVDVLWTGQSKAKQMILPQGQGAIVAPPTWLYNDRYTADNPNSKYPVAFNDSDNKNNIPADFWLRDASFFRLKSLEISYVLPEKALSRFGVLNMRIYAGGTNLFSIDQMKKYNRDPETNNTTGINYPQTRIYRVGVSIEL; from the coding sequence ATGAAATTATTAACCAAAGACAAGCCAAAAATCGACTGGCTTAGCAACGAAATCTGGAAGGTTACCAAACTAACATCGGGATTTCTGTTTGCTGTGACTTTGCAGGTTTCTGCTGCAACTGAATTTAAAGACATCAGACTTTCTTCGAAGCTGAATTACATCCCTCTTACTGAGAATAGTGCAAGCAGCGGAAAGTCATCTATTACCGAACAAAAAACAATCAAAGGAAAAGTAACAGGTACAAAAGGTGAGCCTTTACCGGGAGTTAACATTGTAGTAAAAGGATCAAAGACCGGAGTAACTACAGACTTCGACGGTAATTTCACCATAGAAGTTCCCGACTCTAATAGTATACTGGTTGTTTCATTTACCGGTTTTGTTACCAGAGAAATCATTGCAGCCAATGCCGTAACTATTCAGCTTGAAGAACAAAATCAAACTCTAAACGAGGTAGTTGTGGTAGGATACGGTACACAGAAAAAAGGTTCTACAACCGGAGCAATTGCTTCTGTCAAAGGATCGGCACTGACACAAAATGCTTCAGCGAACGTTTCAAATGGTCTTGCCGGACGTGTATCGGGGGTAATTGCCAACAACCGTTCAGGGAGACCCGGTGATGACAGTTCCAGCCTTTTAATCAGAGGGTTTAACTCATTTGGAGGCGGTACCAGCCCTCTGGTTGTTGTAGACGGTATTCCGGATCGTGACCTGAACAGAATCAATCCGGATGACATTGAGTCAGTTACAATTTTGAAAGATGCATCGGCCGCCATCTACGGAGTGCGTTCTGCTAACGGGGTAATTCTGGTTACCACCAAAAGAGGAAAAGAGGGCAAACCAACCATCAAAATTGACGGTTCTTATGGCATTCAACAATTAACCCGAATGGATGAGCGAGTGAATGCCTGGCAATACATGACTTATTATAACGAATTAAACGCCAACAAAGGAACGACACTTCCTTATACGCAATCTGATATAGACAAATACAAAGCAGGTAATGATCCTAACTATACAAGCACCAACTGGCTTAGAGAAGTGTATCGAAAAGATGCGCCTCAGTCTAATGTCTCTCTTTCTGTAAACGGAGGTAACGAACAGGTGAAGTATTTCTTTTCCGGTCAGTTTTTAAATCAGGAAAGTAATCTCAGGTATAGCGACGAAAGGTACAGACAGTTCAACTTAAGATCGAATATCGATGTAAATATTTCATCAAACTTAAAAGTGAATCTGGACATTGCGACCCGTAAGGAAGACCGAAATTATCCGGCGATTAGCATGGGAAGTATTATGCACGAAACTGTAAGTATGTACCCTTTTATTCCGGCATACTGGAAAAATGGCCTGCCATCTTCCGGAATTACAAATGGACGAAATCCAATCCTAATGTCTTCTTCAGCGGCTGGTTATGATAAAGTAGTCAACCTGATTGTTAACCCGAAAATAGGATTTGATTTGAAATTACCAAAGATTACTGAAGGATTATCTCTGAACGGATATGCTGCGTTTGACTATAATGTCCGCAGCGAAAAAAGATTCACCAAACCATGGGATGCTTATTCGTATGACAAAGCAAATGACAGCTACAACAATGTAAAAAACAGTACAAGCATAACCAGTATTATGCAGGACGAGCAAATTACGAATCAAAATACTTATTTCTTAAAATTAGCTTACGATCGTAAATTCAATAAACACGCTTTTAATGCTTTTGTGGGATACGAACAAACTACAACTGACAAAACCGAAACGTATGCCTACCGAAGAGATTTGCTGAGTGATCAGTTGGATCAGATTTTTACAGGGGGTACCAAAGGTCAGAATGCAACCGGAAGCGCTTACCAGGACGGAAGAGAAAGTTACTTGGGAAGAATTGCCTATAACTTTGATAATAAATATTTTGCTGAAGTTTCTGCCCGCTACAACGGATCTTTTAACTTTCCGTCTTCAACGCGCTGGGGAGTATTTCCTGCAGTATCTGCAGGCTGGAAAATATCCGAAGAATCATTTTTCAAGAACAATATAAAAGCAATTGACCAGCTTAAAATAAGAGCTTCCTGGGGAAAAATGGGTAACGATGATTTGAGTGAATGGATTAATGGTGTGTTTTATCCTAACCAATACCTTTTCTTAACACGATATCAATTGACTACCAATCAGCAGAATTACAGTTATTTTGGATCAGATTATACCTTAAACAACAGTATTTATCTTTCGTCTACTCCTAACCCTAATATTACCTGGGAAGTGCAGCATTCGACAAACGTAGGGCTTGACTTTGGATTCTTAAACAACAAACTAACTGCTACTTTTGATTATTTCAGTAACAAAAGATCTGATATTTTAACTGCCAGAAATGCGTCTGTGCCTTTATACACTGGATTGGCACTTCCTAAAGAAAATATTGGGGAAACGGTTAACAGAGGGGTTGACTGGTCTTTAAATTATGCCGATACGAGCCATCAATTCAAATACAGTATTGGTTTTAATCTTACTTATGCGCAGAGTGAAGTACTGTTTCGCGATGAGGCTTCAAACATTCCGGAATGGCAAAAATCAACCGGAAAAGCGATCGATTCCTGGCTCGTTTATCAAACAAACGGTATCTACCGCACACAGGCAGAAGTTGATGGTTCTGCTCATTTTGAAGGAGCGAAACCGGGTGACCTTTGGGTAAAAGATACAGATGGAGACGGAAATATAACTTCTAATGACAAAGTTAGAATTCCACAATCTGCGACACCAAAAATTGCTTATGGTATTCCAATGAGAGCTGAGTACAAAGGTTTTTCTGTTGATGTACTCTGGACAGGGCAATCAAAAGCCAAACAAATGATTCTGCCACAGGGGCAGGGAGCAATTGTAGCACCGCCAACATGGCTGTACAATGACAGATATACAGCAGATAATCCGAATTCAAAAT